Genomic DNA from Vanrija pseudolonga chromosome 3, complete sequence:
ATAATGGAGAACAAGAACATGAAGGATGCGCAGCCGCGGTACAGGGGCCAGATCTGCTCGTTCGACTTGTCGGTGAACGCCCACGTTATGCCCCAGAAGACCCAGTACACGACGAGGTAGCCGAGCGCCCACGCGAGGTTGGCGAACGCGAGGATCTTGCCGCGCAAGAGCGTGggtgcgagctcggcagcgtacAGCAGGGCGGAAGGGACGGCGATGCCGTGcccgatggcgaggagggccgtggcggcgtagtcggcggcgaggaactTGATCGctgcgacgaggacgatgccggcgatgaggacgatgCCCGAGCCGATaaggagcgcgccgcggcggccggcgaggaggaggacgccgggCGTGATGAGGAAGCCGGTGCAGATGAACGCCACCACGCGGGTAATGTACATGTTGTTCAGGCTGCGGTCGACCTGCGACATGGAGCGCGTAAGGGACGAGCTGAGGAACAGCGCGCCCGTGGTGCTCTGGCTGAACGTGAACTGGTTGACAGCGTACATCGTGAAGCTGAGCAGCGCGGCCACACACGGCAGCCATGcgcgggtggtggtcgttGGCGGGGGTGAATGTGCGTGAGTCAtgttggtggtgtggtgggtgggggcgtgCCACGGAGCGCCGGGCACGCGGTTATGTACTGGTTTGAATGTGGAGAGGCGGGCCGAGTGTGGCGCCTGCAGAGCGGTGCAGAGCCTCGGCAGGCACGTAGAGCACGCACCACTCACCACGCACTCACCAGCCGCCGAGTTGCGCCGACACATGTCTGACAAGCTTGTTGGTTGGGTTGTGCGGGCCGGTCGCTTGGCGCAGGGTGTTTGAGCCTCTGTGGCGGGCGGAAAGGCAAACGGGCCAGGGTCAACTGACTTGGCATGAACTGCCACCGAGGTGCCTGGGTCGCCGCTTAGCACCACACGAGTTCAACACCCGCATGAATACCCGCACAGCAAAGACGTCACTTTTAGCCAAGGCGGTACCCTAACACTCTACACGATGCAGATCATTCCACTGATAGACGCGACCGTGCCGACATTGCCGGCCGGCCCCACACTACTACTACGTGCTGCCTCTCACGCCATGGCGACATCTCCTTCCGCCGGCTTCATGAATCCGTCCAACTGCTTGTCCAGGTCCTCGGCAGTCGCcgggcctcggcgtccaccgccgccgccaccacctccgccaccaccaccacgcgcaccGCCACGCGCGTCACGTCCGCCACGGCTACCACTAGCGTCGTTAGCAGCCGCCATGTGATATGTGGCAACATaccctcggccgcggctgTTGCGCTCGCGGTCACCGCCGCGGTCACCACGCTGGTCGCCACGGTCGCCGGACCGACCGCCGACCCGCGCCTCGAGAGActtgctgccgccgcctccgccgcgacgagcaagGAGCGAACCGCCCGAGCCACCGgcgtccttgccgcccttctcctcgcgaGGACGGGCGGGCGCGATGGGCTTGATCGTGATGGTTTGGCCTGATGGTCAGAGCTGGACGGACACAATACACAccccgcccactcacccttggTCATGGCCCCGTCAAACTTGTTGATCGCAGTCttggcctgctgcgccgaggCGTACTCGACCGTGGCGGTACCCGTCGATCGGCCAGAGCGGTCATACTAGCTGCGGGGTCAGTCTAGCCCCAGAACCACCTCACTCACAAGTACAGCAAAGAAGGAGGCAAGCATGAGCTCAGTTCTCTCTGCTCATGTGGAAtcgacccgctcgccgccgcctcgccttcACGTAACCGAGGGGGCTGCTCCGTCGCAAGCCCCGCCATTCAGcgcgtctcgtctcgtcgcgccgcgttGCTCTTGCGCGCACgcgaccaggtcggcgatTGATGTGCAGACGAACGAACGATTGGGTCAGGTCAGACAGACGCTTACTCGGATTGTGGGGCCCTGGACAATGGTTCCTGCTTCCCCAAAGATGTTCTGCACAGTCGGTCAGCCACTACTCGACTGCTTCTtcccgccaccacccaccttgagaTCGTCCACCGTCACCTCGTAGTGCAGGCCCGAGATCTCGa
This window encodes:
- the Alyref2_1 gene encoding Aly/REF export factor 2, translating into MDIDKPLDDIISANRKPRAPKGGSGGAGVGAGADRAKPRVSRDRRDAAPYARPPPRSTEDKWVHDAYEGGSRRGGDRRASDRERREPAPFVGASPRIEISGLHYEVTVDDLKNIFGEAGTIVQGPTIRYDRSGRSTGTATVEYASAQQAKTAINKFDGAMTKGQTITIKPIAPARPREEKGGKDAGGSGGSLLARRGGGGGSKSLEARVGGRSGDRGDQRGDRGGDRERNSRGRGGSRGGRDARGGARGGGGGGGGGGGGRRGPATAEDLDKQLDGFMKPAEGDVAMA